GAGAACTTGTAACCCTTTGTGTAGTCGAACTTTTCGACCGCACGGATCAGACCGAGGTTGCCCTCCTGGATAAGGTCGAGGAAGGCCATGCCGCGGCCGGTGTAGCGCTTGGCCAGCGACACCACGAGTCGCAGGTTGGCTTCCAGCAGATGGTTTTTCGCGCGATCGCCGTCGCGGCAGATCCACTGGTAATCACGGCGTTGCGCGGCGGGAAGCTTCTCGCCCTTCTCCGTGAACTCGGTCATCAGCTGGGTGCAGTACAGGCCGGCTTCGATCCGCTTGGCCAGCTCGACTTCCTCTTCGGCGTTGAGCAGCGCCACCTTGCCGATCTGCTTGAGGTAGGCCCGGACCGAGTCGGCCGACGCGGTCAGCTCGGCATCCTTGCGGGCCTGCCGCAGAGCCTCGGACTCGTCCTCGTCCCAGACGAAATCGCCTGAGGCCTTGTCCTTTTCGCTCGGCTCGACGATTTCCTCTTCGTCGGACTCTTCCTCGGCGGGCTTGGCCGGCTTCTTCGCGGCCGCCTCATCGGTGCCGGACTTCGCGGCGTCGTCCGAGTCGTCGTCGGACTCGTCGGATGAGTCGTCTTCGAGATCCTCGAGATTCAGGTCCTCGTCGGCGAGATCGATTTCGTCGCCGGGTCCGTCGGCAAGGTCGTCGTTGTCGAGTTCCTGATCTTCGCCCTCGGCGTCGGTGGTCGTCGCCTCGGCGTCGTCGGCGCCCTTCGTGCTCGCCTTCTTGGGGCGGCCGCGGGCCGGAGCGGCTTTGGTGGCCGCGCTCTTGGTGGCGGTACGGGTCTTGGTGGCCGTAGCGGCCTTGGCTGCCTTTGCCGGTGCCTTGGCTGCAGTCTTGGTGGCGGAGCCGTTGGTGGCCTTGGCCGGCGAACGCTTGGCCGCGGGTGCTTTGGCGGCGGTGCGCTTCACCGGCTCATCGGTCGCCGGTCGTGCTTTGGTCGCTGCCACGTAAACCCCTTCGGTAGAACTCACTTCCGGTGGCCGTAGGCATGCTCAACCGGAAGACGTCAGCTATGTCAGATGTCGGCGTCGATTATCAGGGTGGATATTCGCCGCTATCTCCTCGTGCGGCTGCCGGTGACCATTGTAACGACAGCGCGGCTACACCCCCGCCAGAGAGCGCAAATCAGTGGGTCACGTCGCGCGTCGCCGCCATCGCCGCGCCGACGATTCCGGCGGAATTCTGCAGGGCCGCGGCGACCACCGGGGTGCGATTCTTCAGCAGCGGGACCCATTTGTCGGCCTTGCGGCTGATTCCGCCGCCCGCGATGAACAATTCGGGGCACATCGCGTTCTCAATGGCGATCAGCACCCGCGTCACCTGCTTGGCCCACTTCTCGAAGCTCCAGCCCTTTCGGTCGCGGACAGACGACGCGGCGCGGTGCTCGGCCTCCTTGCCGCCCACTTCGAGATGGCCGAACTCGGTGTTGGGCAGCAATATCCCGTTGTGAATGACCGCCGATCCGATCCCGGTGCCGAATGTGAGCAGCACCACGACGCCCCCGGTGTCCTTGCCGGCCCCGTAACGCTGCTCGGCCAGTCCGGCCGCGTCGGCGTCGTTGAGCACGACCACCTCCTGGCCGTTCAAGCCGGCGCTGATGATGTCGCGGGCGTTGGTGCCGATCCACTTCTTGTCGACGTTGGCGGCGGTACGCACGATCCCGTCGGTGACGACGCCGGGGTACGTCACGCCGAGCGGCCCGGTCCAGCCGAACTCGTGGACGACGGCCGCGATCGTC
The sequence above is a segment of the Candidatus Mycobacterium wuenschmannii genome. Coding sequences within it:
- a CDS encoding RNA polymerase sigma factor, which produces MAATKARPATDEPVKRTAAKAPAAKRSPAKATNGSATKTAAKAPAKAAKAATATKTRTATKSAATKAAPARGRPKKASTKGADDAEATTTDAEGEDQELDNDDLADGPGDEIDLADEDLNLEDLEDDSSDESDDDSDDAAKSGTDEAAAKKPAKPAEEESDEEEIVEPSEKDKASGDFVWDEDESEALRQARKDAELTASADSVRAYLKQIGKVALLNAEEEVELAKRIEAGLYCTQLMTEFTEKGEKLPAAQRRDYQWICRDGDRAKNHLLEANLRLVVSLAKRYTGRGMAFLDLIQEGNLGLIRAVEKFDYTKGYKFSTYATWWIRQAITRAMADQARTIRIPVHMVEVINKLGRIQRELLQDLGREPTPEELAKEMDITPEKVLEIQQYAREPISLDQTIGDEGDSQLGDFIEDSEAVVAVDAVSFTLLQDQLQSVLETLSEREAGVVRLRFGLTDGQPRTLDEIGQVYGVTRERIRQIESKTMSKLRHPSRSQVLRDYLD
- the ppgK gene encoding polyphosphate--glucose phosphotransferase, whose translation is MTSSDSTSPAPSSGGSVTPARRGFGIDVGGSGIKGGIVDLDTGELVGDRYKLLTPQPATPKAVAETIAAVVHEFGWTGPLGVTYPGVVTDGIVRTAANVDKKWIGTNARDIISAGLNGQEVVVLNDADAAGLAEQRYGAGKDTGGVVVLLTFGTGIGSAVIHNGILLPNTEFGHLEVGGKEAEHRAASSVRDRKGWSFEKWAKQVTRVLIAIENAMCPELFIAGGGISRKADKWVPLLKNRTPVVAAALQNSAGIVGAAMAATRDVTH